A genomic region of Desulfosarcina ovata subsp. ovata contains the following coding sequences:
- a CDS encoding KamA family radical SAM protein: METSKFNPTYLQAKAPEIFAIARHTASVDDLRASLARMANDMMFDAFDDYDVLSEGSIIRVRDCAKVLIRLMTRRSEDMARFSVARAIFDIARGHDRPDLTPAFYAELLYLFLGLQGRGPGSALADLHLIPSRYENREAALERSLQLDDLYAEVNLRTAKYISGLDDASVERRRARQQHICSSMQGSTDDWNDWNWQVDHILREPDEIARLLTLSDAEYKAIQMARANGLPFGITPYYLSLMDDAEASGHDRAIRAQVMPSLNYVEKMAEAQRFGHCLDFMLEADTSPIDLITRRYPSICIFKPFNTCPQICVYCQRNWEIDDAMEPGAMASQKKIDAAVEWIRAHPAIHEVLVTGGDPLAMSDSEIDAILGQIASIPAVERIRIGSRTPVTLPMRITDALADILVRYRENGRRQVALVTHAQHSYEITPDTAAAVNRLRTRGIPVYNQLVFTFFASRRFEAAFLRRTLTRIGIDPYYTFNTKGKEETMEYRVPIARLLQEQKEETRLLPGLSRTDEAVYNVPGLGKNYLRANVHRDLISILPDGSRLYEFHPWEKNISRPVKTHLSEDVPILDYLIRLDAIGENVYDYETIWYYY; encoded by the coding sequence ATGGAAACGTCAAAATTCAATCCGACCTACCTTCAGGCCAAGGCGCCCGAAATCTTTGCCATTGCCAGGCATACCGCGTCGGTGGACGATCTTCGGGCCAGCCTGGCGCGAATGGCCAACGATATGATGTTCGACGCCTTTGATGACTACGATGTCCTCTCTGAGGGATCCATCATCCGGGTGCGTGACTGTGCCAAGGTTCTGATCCGGCTGATGACCCGGCGCAGTGAAGACATGGCGCGCTTCTCGGTGGCCCGGGCCATCTTCGATATCGCCCGGGGGCATGACCGGCCGGATCTGACACCGGCCTTTTACGCCGAACTGCTCTACCTGTTTTTGGGGCTTCAGGGGCGCGGCCCGGGGTCGGCACTGGCCGACCTGCATCTGATTCCCAGTCGTTACGAAAATCGCGAGGCCGCCCTGGAACGCTCCCTGCAGCTGGACGATCTGTACGCCGAAGTGAACCTGCGCACGGCCAAATACATATCGGGCCTGGACGATGCATCGGTGGAGCGGCGGCGGGCCCGCCAGCAGCACATCTGCTCGAGCATGCAGGGTTCCACAGACGATTGGAACGACTGGAACTGGCAGGTGGACCATATTCTGCGCGAACCCGATGAGATCGCCCGCCTGTTGACGCTGAGCGATGCGGAATACAAGGCCATTCAGATGGCCCGGGCCAACGGGCTGCCGTTTGGCATCACGCCCTATTATCTTTCCCTGATGGACGACGCCGAGGCCAGCGGGCATGACCGGGCTATCCGCGCCCAGGTAATGCCGTCCCTGAACTATGTGGAAAAAATGGCCGAGGCCCAGCGCTTCGGGCATTGCCTGGATTTCATGCTTGAAGCGGACACCTCGCCCATCGACCTGATCACCCGCCGCTATCCGTCGATCTGCATTTTCAAGCCCTTCAACACCTGCCCGCAGATCTGTGTTTACTGCCAGCGAAACTGGGAGATCGACGATGCCATGGAACCGGGTGCCATGGCGTCCCAGAAGAAAATCGATGCCGCGGTGGAGTGGATCCGGGCGCATCCGGCGATCCACGAAGTGCTGGTGACCGGCGGCGATCCCCTGGCCATGAGCGACAGTGAGATCGACGCCATCCTGGGCCAAATCGCCTCCATTCCGGCGGTAGAACGGATCCGCATCGGCAGCCGCACACCGGTCACTCTGCCCATGCGCATCACCGACGCCCTGGCGGACATCCTGGTCCGCTACCGGGAAAACGGACGCCGCCAGGTGGCACTGGTCACCCATGCCCAGCACAGCTACGAAATCACACCGGATACGGCCGCCGCCGTGAATCGGCTACGCACCCGGGGCATCCCGGTCTACAATCAGCTCGTCTTCACCTTTTTCGCCTCACGCCGCTTCGAAGCCGCCTTCCTGCGCCGTACGCTCACCCGTATCGGCATCGATCCCTACTACACCTTCAATACCAAGGGCAAAGAGGAGACCATGGAGTACCGGGTCCCCATCGCCCGGCTGCTCCAGGAGCAAAAGGAGGAGACGCGCCTTCTGCCGGGCCTCTCCCGAACCGACGAGGCGGTCTACAACGTTCCCGGCCTGGGCAAAAACTATCTGCGGGCCAATGTCCACCGCGATCTGATCTCCATCCTGCCCGACGGATCCCGGCTGTACGAATTCCATCCCTGGGAGAAAAACATCTCCAGACCGGTGAAGACGCACCTGAGCGAAGATGTTCCCATTCTCGACTACCTGATCCGGCTCGACGCCATCGGGGAGAACGTGTATGACTACGAGACCATCTGGTATTATTACTGA
- a CDS encoding protein adenylyltransferase SelO: MNLNDSAAVSAYQYPSSPPAEGLDDLLFDNRFVRELPADPEPANRRRQVQGACYSRVSPTPVSAPRLVAFSREMAQELGLSEEDCRSDRFSRVFTGNELLPGMQPYAMCYGGHQFGHWAGQLGDGRAINLGEVVNRDGRRWVLQLKGAGPTPYSRTADGLAVLRSSIREFLCSEAMFHLGVPTTRALSLTLTGEPVERDMFYDGHPKMEPGAVVCRVAPSFIRFGSFQIHASRGEEALLKQLVDYTIRTDFPELGEPGPDTYLEWFNTVCRRTADMIVHWMRVGFVHGVMNTDNMSILGLTIDYGPYGWLENYDPGWTPNTTDAGGRRYRFGHQPAIASWNLGQLANTIYPLIGQVEPLEAALAEYARHYQAGWQAMMAGKLGLTAYEADTDRPLIDELLAILPIAETDMTLFFRRLARLDPAQPALKDAPDDFIPDDLMVAYYVPGQITADLRGRTGRWLKTYLARLRRDGLPQAVRRRRMNAVNPKYVLRNYLAQLAIDKAETGDFSLVRELLDLLRHPYDAQPEKEAFADRRPDWARHRPGCSMLSCSS, translated from the coding sequence ATGAACCTGAACGATTCAGCGGCGGTGTCCGCTTACCAATATCCATCTTCCCCGCCGGCAGAAGGGCTGGATGACCTGCTTTTTGACAACCGCTTTGTCCGCGAACTGCCCGCTGACCCGGAACCGGCCAACCGGCGCCGCCAGGTCCAGGGTGCCTGCTACTCCCGGGTCAGCCCGACACCGGTAAGCGCGCCCCGGCTGGTGGCGTTTTCGCGGGAGATGGCCCAAGAGCTGGGGCTTTCCGAAGAGGACTGCCGGTCGGACCGGTTTTCCCGCGTGTTTACCGGAAATGAATTGCTGCCCGGCATGCAGCCCTATGCCATGTGCTATGGCGGGCATCAGTTCGGCCATTGGGCCGGCCAGCTGGGCGACGGCCGGGCCATCAACCTGGGTGAGGTGGTCAACCGGGATGGCCGGCGCTGGGTCCTGCAACTGAAAGGGGCCGGCCCGACGCCGTATTCGCGGACCGCCGACGGGCTGGCCGTACTGCGTTCGTCGATCCGTGAATTTTTATGCAGTGAAGCCATGTTTCACCTGGGGGTGCCCACCACCCGGGCCCTGAGTCTGACCCTGACCGGTGAGCCGGTGGAGCGGGACATGTTCTACGATGGCCATCCCAAAATGGAGCCCGGAGCGGTGGTCTGCCGGGTGGCCCCATCCTTTATCCGTTTCGGCAGTTTTCAGATCCATGCGTCCCGCGGAGAGGAAGCCTTGCTGAAACAGTTGGTGGATTACACCATCCGCACCGATTTTCCCGAACTGGGCGAGCCCGGCCCCGATACCTATCTCGAATGGTTCAACACGGTGTGCCGCCGAACCGCCGACATGATCGTTCACTGGATGCGGGTGGGCTTTGTTCACGGGGTGATGAACACCGACAACATGTCCATTCTGGGGCTGACCATCGATTATGGTCCCTACGGCTGGTTGGAAAATTATGATCCCGGCTGGACCCCCAACACCACTGATGCCGGTGGCCGCCGCTACCGTTTTGGTCATCAGCCGGCCATTGCCAGCTGGAATCTGGGGCAGCTGGCCAATACCATCTATCCCCTGATCGGACAGGTGGAACCTCTGGAGGCGGCCCTGGCCGAGTACGCGCGGCACTATCAGGCCGGCTGGCAGGCGATGATGGCCGGCAAGCTGGGGTTGACGGCCTACGAAGCGGACACCGACCGGCCGCTGATCGATGAACTGCTTGCGATTCTCCCTATCGCCGAAACCGACATGACCCTCTTTTTCCGCCGGCTGGCCCGGCTTGATCCGGCCCAACCGGCGTTAAAAGACGCCCCCGATGATTTTATTCCCGACGACCTGATGGTGGCCTATTATGTTCCCGGGCAGATCACGGCCGACTTGCGCGGCCGGACCGGCAGATGGCTGAAAACCTATCTGGCGCGACTCCGGCGCGACGGCTTGCCCCAGGCGGTCCGGCGCCGGCGCATGAACGCGGTGAATCCCAAGTATGTGCTGCGCAACTACCTTGCCCAACTGGCCATTGACAAGGCCGAAACCGGTGATTTCTCGCTGGTCCGGGAGCTGCTCGACCTGCTGCGGCATCCTTACGATGCGCAGCCGGAAAAGGAGGCCTTTGCCGACAGGCGGCCGGATTGGGCGCGCCACCGGCCCGGGTGCTCGATGCTCTCCTGCAGTTCCTGA
- a CDS encoding TatD family hydrolase, whose translation MNGARYRLVDTHAHLCAEDFDDDREAVLERAGRAGIAAVVAVGENLADARRNIDLATRHAILKPAAGLYPTVLDLDQADAMVAFIREHVSQLVAIGEVGLDYWVVKDTAGKALQREIFRRFVALSGELDLPLNVHSRSAGRHAIALLLESGARRVQLHAFDGKAGAALPAVDAGYYFSIPPSVIRSRQKQKLVRLLPLSSLLVETDSPVLGVDPLVRNEPANLLVVIDAIAQIKAVPAEAVIEAVVENSVRLYGDRLGG comes from the coding sequence ATGAATGGGGCCAGATACCGACTCGTGGATACGCACGCTCATCTGTGTGCCGAGGATTTTGACGATGACCGGGAGGCTGTTCTGGAACGGGCCGGACGGGCCGGCATCGCGGCGGTGGTCGCGGTTGGCGAGAACCTGGCCGATGCCCGCCGGAACATCGATCTTGCGACCCGCCATGCCATCCTGAAGCCAGCGGCCGGCCTGTATCCCACGGTTCTCGATCTGGACCAGGCCGATGCCATGGTTGCCTTCATCCGTGAACATGTTTCACAACTGGTGGCCATCGGTGAAGTCGGCCTGGATTACTGGGTGGTCAAGGACACGGCGGGCAAGGCCTTGCAGCGGGAAATCTTCAGGCGCTTTGTCGCCCTCTCCGGGGAGCTGGATCTGCCGCTCAACGTCCACTCCCGATCCGCTGGCCGGCATGCTATTGCCCTGCTCTTGGAAAGCGGTGCGCGGAGGGTTCAACTGCATGCCTTTGACGGCAAGGCCGGCGCCGCCCTGCCGGCGGTGGATGCCGGTTATTATTTCTCCATCCCGCCGTCGGTGATTCGCTCCCGGCAGAAGCAGAAGCTGGTGCGCCTGCTGCCCCTGTCTTCCCTGCTCGTGGAAACCGACAGCCCCGTTCTCGGGGTGGATCCCTTGGTGCGCAACGAACCGGCCAATCTTCTTGTCGTCATTGATGCGATTGCACAAATCAAGGCTGTTCCGGCAGAGGCGGTGATCGAAGCGGTTGTGGAAAATAGCGTGCGCCTCTATGGTGATCGTCTCGGTGGCTGA